The following proteins come from a genomic window of Nostoc sp. TCL26-01:
- a CDS encoding CHAT domain-containing protein codes for MEEIINQLIQLNLEVVRLAGEGNLSQAMMIAQQAVNIGISQQCTDNSAYCDSLNNLAELYRIQGRYSQAKPLYLQVLDIRKNLFGVEHPDVAQSLNNLAALYYAQGNYTTAEKLFLEALELWKICYGEEDFEIAPTLNNLAEIYREQGLYFKAEQVHLEALSMRKSLFGDEHPDIAQSLTNLANIYILIGRYADAEKMQLETLAMKKQLLGDRHPDIAASLNNLGKLYDAQGRYLEAESKFWEALEISQEIFGDAHPDIANILSNIGGVYQDKGNYVAAEEKFLEVLAMNRHLLGNEHPDIAHSLDNLAEVYLIQGKYVAAENKYLEAYNLRKRLLTAEHPDMAESLSNLGLIYTYQGRYIEAERQYLQALPILEKFRGTTHLSIANILTNMAGLYEEQGNYSEAEQKYLQALEIQRNSLTNEHPVIADTLHQIAALYRIQGRYSESEQVSIQSLGMRKRLLGERHPLIAASLNNLAVLYDDLTQYEQSESLLLAALEIVKDVFGNEHPHVASSMNNLAVIYDFQGRYQEAETLHLETLKLRKLLLGEEHIQIATSLNNLGELYFSLGRYQEAEQKYLETLAMRKRLLGDEHPDVAFSLNNLATLLAATHRPESALAYRVQASKINNKMIRNIFAFSSESDRLSFLQKIRRDFDLFLCLVYTYLSHSENAKLAAFDFILQRKALTASALAAQNAALHSGRYPQLQAQLRQLSDLNSQIIHLTFAEELTNYRENLARLQAQYNYLQKQLALQVPEIQLSELNFDRQAIEQSPHYAMSDDKPLLYETLRERAYALALPLNSILLEFVRFDVFDFQAIPAQGQTQWYPPRYLVFIFKAGQADKVDMVDLGTAATIDQLIQEFRLQASDYTQMTLGWSKNSQTPTLHIKSYHPQAAIQLSQALFAPIRDLVKDCRHLIIASDSSLNLVPFQILPVDSTSSRLLMDEYTISYLSVGREILRPQLQSSRNSISAPLIIADPDFDLKADLVSQEELTSTNAPLEQISELLNTLTATRLLRAPGTKFLGESVAKKLPNAQLHLGADALETHLTNGKCPSIMLIATHGLFLPNSESKPVANKPNLLSMERLRTTKVKNPMMRSGLALAGANTWLSGGNIPKDAGKGFVFAQDIANLNLWGNELTVLSACDTARGDIQIGEGVFGLRRAFAVAGTKTLVMSLWPVSDKVTALLMERFFDNLHSSIGCVEALQEAQNYIRNMTVQELRQSALGLEVLKTLLDVEELFTESKINCPENDTPLKHPFYWGAWICQGENNILEEKLKG; via the coding sequence ATGGAAGAAATTATTAACCAATTAATTCAACTTAATTTAGAAGTAGTCAGACTGGCTGGAGAGGGTAATTTATCACAAGCGATGATGATTGCTCAACAAGCTGTAAATATCGGGATAAGTCAGCAATGCACTGATAATTCTGCATATTGCGATAGCCTAAATAATTTAGCTGAATTATATCGCATTCAAGGGCGTTATTCTCAAGCCAAGCCTTTATATTTACAAGTTTTAGATATTAGAAAAAATCTCTTTGGTGTTGAGCATCCTGATGTGGCTCAATCTTTGAATAATCTAGCAGCATTATATTATGCTCAAGGTAACTATACAACAGCAGAAAAATTATTTTTAGAAGCTTTGGAGTTATGGAAAATATGTTATGGAGAAGAAGATTTTGAAATTGCCCCAACTTTAAACAATCTAGCCGAAATTTATCGAGAACAAGGACTATATTTCAAAGCTGAACAAGTGCATTTAGAAGCTTTATCAATGCGAAAAAGCTTGTTTGGCGATGAACATCCTGATATTGCCCAATCCTTAACTAATTTAGCAAATATTTATATTTTAATAGGACGCTATGCTGATGCAGAAAAAATGCAATTAGAAACACTGGCAATGAAAAAACAATTGTTGGGAGATAGACATCCTGATATTGCTGCTAGTCTAAATAATTTGGGAAAACTATATGATGCTCAAGGACGTTATTTAGAAGCTGAAAGCAAGTTTTGGGAAGCATTAGAAATTTCTCAGGAGATATTTGGTGATGCACATCCTGATATTGCGAATATCTTAAGTAATATAGGTGGTGTTTATCAGGATAAGGGAAATTATGTCGCAGCAGAGGAGAAGTTTTTAGAAGTTTTAGCGATGAATCGACACTTGCTAGGGAATGAACATCCTGATATAGCTCATAGTTTGGATAATTTAGCAGAAGTCTATCTGATTCAAGGCAAATATGTAGCGGCTGAGAATAAGTATCTAGAAGCCTATAATCTAAGAAAGCGTTTGTTGACTGCTGAACACCCTGATATGGCTGAAAGTTTAAGCAATTTAGGATTGATTTACACATATCAAGGACGCTATATAGAAGCCGAACGACAATATTTACAAGCCTTGCCAATCTTAGAGAAGTTCCGGGGAACAACACATCTATCTATTGCTAATATTTTAACTAATATGGCTGGACTTTATGAGGAGCAAGGCAATTATTCGGAAGCTGAACAAAAATATCTCCAAGCTTTAGAAATTCAAAGAAACAGTTTAACTAATGAACATCCTGTGATTGCTGATACTCTACATCAAATAGCAGCACTTTATCGGATACAAGGACGATATTCAGAGTCAGAACAAGTGAGTATCCAGTCTTTAGGAATGAGGAAACGTTTATTAGGAGAAAGACATCCGTTAATTGCAGCTAGTTTGAATAATTTAGCGGTGTTATATGATGATTTAACTCAATATGAGCAATCAGAGTCATTATTATTAGCAGCTTTAGAGATTGTGAAAGATGTATTTGGGAATGAACATCCACACGTAGCTAGTAGTATGAATAATTTGGCTGTGATTTATGATTTTCAAGGACGTTATCAAGAAGCTGAGACATTACATTTAGAAACATTAAAGTTAAGAAAGTTATTATTAGGTGAAGAACATATTCAAATTGCTACAAGTTTGAATAATTTAGGAGAATTATACTTTTCTTTGGGGCGCTACCAAGAAGCCGAACAAAAGTATTTAGAAACTTTAGCAATGCGAAAACGCTTACTGGGAGACGAACATCCTGATGTGGCCTTTAGCTTAAATAATTTGGCTACGCTCTTGGCTGCTACTCATCGTCCAGAGTCAGCTTTAGCATATCGTGTGCAAGCAAGTAAAATTAATAACAAGATGATTCGCAATATATTTGCGTTTAGTTCTGAGAGCGATCGCCTATCCTTTTTACAAAAAATTAGGAGAGATTTCGACTTATTCCTCTGTTTAGTATACACCTATCTCTCTCACTCAGAAAATGCCAAACTGGCTGCATTTGACTTCATACTACAACGTAAAGCCCTAACTGCATCAGCTCTAGCAGCTCAAAATGCTGCACTTCATAGTGGACGCTATCCCCAACTACAAGCACAGCTACGTCAGTTAAGCGATTTAAACTCACAAATCATCCACTTGACTTTTGCTGAAGAGTTGACCAATTACAGAGAAAATTTAGCACGATTACAAGCTCAATATAATTACTTACAAAAACAACTGGCTCTGCAAGTACCGGAAATTCAGTTATCTGAGCTAAACTTTGACCGTCAGGCGATTGAGCAAAGCCCACACTATGCGATGTCTGACGACAAGCCGCTTCTCTACGAAACGCTACGCGAACGCGCCTACGCATTAGCTTTACCACTCAACTCAATATTACTAGAATTTGTCCGCTTCGATGTGTTTGATTTTCAAGCCATCCCAGCGCAGGGACAAACACAATGGTATCCACCTCGGTATTTAGTCTTTATTTTCAAAGCCGGACAAGCAGATAAAGTAGACATGGTAGATTTAGGAACAGCCGCAACCATTGATCAACTGATTCAAGAATTTCGCTTACAAGCATCCGACTATACCCAAATGACATTAGGTTGGAGTAAAAATAGTCAAACTCCCACCCTACACATCAAATCTTATCATCCCCAAGCGGCAATTCAACTGAGTCAAGCACTGTTTGCACCCATTCGGGATTTAGTCAAAGATTGCAGACATCTAATTATTGCCTCTGATAGTAGCTTAAACTTAGTGCCATTTCAGATATTACCTGTTGATTCTACTAGTTCACGTCTATTAATGGATGAGTATACTATCAGTTATCTGAGTGTGGGTAGAGAAATTCTCCGTCCTCAACTCCAGTCATCAAGAAACTCTATATCTGCACCACTGATCATTGCTGATCCTGATTTTGATTTAAAAGCAGATTTAGTTTCACAAGAAGAACTTACTTCAACTAATGCACCTCTAGAGCAAATATCAGAATTACTTAACACTCTCACAGCTACAAGATTGCTTCGCGCTCCTGGTACAAAGTTTTTAGGCGAAAGTGTAGCTAAAAAACTCCCAAATGCACAATTACATTTAGGTGCTGATGCACTAGAAACACACTTAACAAATGGTAAGTGTCCTAGTATTATGCTGATTGCTACCCACGGTTTATTTTTACCCAACTCTGAGTCAAAACCAGTCGCTAATAAACCAAACCTATTGAGTATGGAACGTTTGCGAACAACTAAGGTAAAAAATCCCATGATGCGTTCTGGATTAGCTCTAGCTGGTGCTAATACTTGGCTATCTGGGGGAAATATTCCCAAAGATGCAGGTAAAGGTTTTGTGTTTGCTCAAGATATCGCCAATTTAAATTTATGGGGTAACGAACTCACAGTGCTTTCTGCTTGTGATACTGCTAGAGGCGACATTCAAATTGGTGAAGGAGTGTTTGGATTACGTCGTGCTTTTGCGGTAGCGGGAACAAAAACTTTGGTGATGAGTTTATGGCCTGTTTCTGACAAGGTGACTGCTTTACTTATGGAACGTTTCTTTGATAATTTGCATTCTAGTATAGGTTGTGTGGAAGCTTTACAAGAGGCGCAAAATTATATACGTAACATGACAGTTCAAGAATTACGACAGTCTGCTTTAGGTTTAGAAGTATTAAAAACATTGTTAGATGTAGAAGAATTATTTACAGAGAGTAAAATTAACTGCCCAGAAAATGATACACCTCTAAAGCATCCTTTTTACTGGGGAGCCTGGATTTGTCAAGGGGAAAACAATATTTTAGAGGAAAAGTTAAAAGGCTAA
- a CDS encoding WYL domain-containing protein: MEKIVIRTNTKAHSYDRTLKSNITNSAKYMPTAILKNQVSTKTDSKAVAHFLIGTPGSGKSTFAKHISSLGNCEIISTDDIREELYGDATIQGEWHKIEAIALHRICTALSEGKSIIYDATNYKRCFRFDFLLKVNSQVAEWELTQPNWIAWYLQTPLQTCIEWNQQRQRQVPTHIIESMYKLLQDFPPMTGEGFTAVNKIDVTTSKFSSPQIVKLIADVPRKIVSCQNRHANITPHRYSHLLDFERLMYLIFLIINYPGIGEFHLTKPQLLENILGYVPNFTNSIEEITSIMAKLRGVVYAKENAIAADLKWLETQGIINATSPATSQNTQEFDSNELISLNGVHSYSDKQVFERLIGTIRLIVHYPFLANVGGGSLETLTQSLVQAGVIYNPNSEKATIRKDIEKVLKPYKILSNFPMRSGYFAGTGILSKAELIKIFDIIQSQANSLNDPQALAIYETFKQRLLQTHIIENTENIYPVRAIANTSIVDSKHLHSSALSNNLAQLETAIVEGRLLELQRFAGVGRYTGDEKDFFLAYPLQMVFSNFAWYLGYECVSGETAGLLRFERLDRLFLGRLQTKQRSPEEQERTLQKLQKLFKAGAGMYLGNSTTDQKLFLSADNQKRMQVCVTVELWFSDQIYPFITEGTKRFAQMKMSPPMHKITTNLPESLFCLQKTGDRNFPHRFQTTFPKWTLADFDLWRWIVGFGAGVKVVTPEELVQRVKTIGVGILNNYDI, encoded by the coding sequence ATGGAAAAAATCGTCATTCGCACCAACACTAAAGCACACTCATACGATCGCACTCTAAAATCAAACATAACAAATTCAGCAAAATATATGCCAACAGCCATACTCAAAAATCAAGTATCAACCAAAACTGACTCCAAAGCAGTCGCGCATTTTCTCATCGGGACACCAGGAAGCGGTAAATCTACCTTTGCAAAACACATATCTAGCTTAGGAAATTGCGAAATCATCTCAACTGATGACATCCGCGAAGAGTTATATGGTGATGCGACGATTCAAGGGGAATGGCACAAAATCGAGGCGATCGCCCTTCACCGTATTTGTACTGCATTGAGTGAGGGTAAAAGTATCATCTATGATGCTACTAATTATAAGCGTTGTTTTCGCTTTGATTTTTTACTCAAAGTCAATAGCCAAGTTGCAGAATGGGAATTAACTCAACCTAACTGGATTGCTTGGTACTTGCAAACTCCACTGCAAACTTGCATTGAGTGGAATCAACAACGCCAACGTCAAGTTCCCACCCATATTATTGAAAGTATGTATAAACTGCTGCAAGATTTCCCGCCGATGACTGGGGAAGGATTCACCGCAGTTAATAAAATTGATGTGACTACATCCAAATTTTCCTCACCTCAAATTGTTAAACTAATTGCAGATGTTCCCCGGAAAATTGTCAGTTGCCAAAATCGTCATGCAAATATCACACCCCATCGTTATAGTCATCTGCTAGATTTTGAGCGTTTGATGTATTTGATATTCTTAATCATTAACTATCCTGGTATTGGAGAATTTCATCTCACTAAACCTCAATTATTAGAAAACATCCTTGGCTACGTTCCTAATTTTACTAACTCTATAGAAGAGATTACTAGCATAATGGCTAAACTGCGGGGTGTGGTTTATGCAAAGGAAAATGCTATTGCTGCTGATTTAAAATGGTTGGAAACTCAAGGGATTATCAATGCTACTTCCCCTGCAACTAGTCAAAATACTCAAGAATTTGATAGCAATGAATTGATATCTTTAAATGGAGTCCACTCTTACTCAGACAAACAAGTATTTGAGCGTTTAATCGGTACAATCCGCTTGATTGTCCACTACCCTTTTTTAGCTAACGTGGGTGGTGGTAGCTTGGAAACTCTGACTCAATCTCTTGTACAAGCTGGGGTAATTTATAATCCTAATAGCGAAAAAGCTACAATTCGTAAAGATATTGAAAAAGTTTTAAAACCTTATAAAATCTTATCTAATTTTCCTATGCGTAGTGGTTATTTTGCTGGTACAGGTATCCTTTCTAAAGCGGAATTAATCAAAATATTTGATATAATTCAATCTCAAGCTAACAGTTTAAATGACCCCCAGGCTTTAGCAATCTACGAAACATTTAAGCAGCGTTTGTTACAAACACATATTATTGAAAATACTGAAAATATTTATCCAGTACGCGCGATCGCCAATACCTCTATCGTAGACTCCAAACATCTCCATAGTAGCGCGTTAAGTAATAATCTTGCTCAATTAGAGACGGCAATTGTAGAAGGAAGGCTTTTAGAGTTACAACGGTTTGCAGGTGTAGGTAGATACACAGGAGATGAAAAAGACTTTTTCTTAGCGTATCCATTACAAATGGTGTTTTCTAACTTTGCTTGGTACTTGGGTTATGAATGCGTCAGTGGTGAAACTGCTGGTTTATTGAGGTTTGAACGTCTGGATAGACTATTTTTAGGTAGACTACAGACTAAACAACGTAGTCCGGAAGAACAAGAAAGGACGTTACAAAAGCTACAAAAATTATTTAAAGCTGGTGCGGGTATGTACTTAGGAAACAGCACCACTGATCAAAAACTGTTTCTCAGTGCTGATAACCAAAAACGAATGCAAGTTTGTGTGACGGTGGAACTGTGGTTTAGTGATCAGATTTATCCCTTTATTACTGAGGGGACAAAACGGTTTGCACAGATGAAAATGTCGCCACCAATGCACAAGATTACAACTAATTTACCAGAGTCATTATTTTGTTTGCAGAAAACAGGCGATCGCAATTTCCCCCATCGGTTTCAAACGACTTTTCCCAAGTGGACTTTAGCCGATTTTGATTTGTGGCGATGGATTGTGGGTTTTGGTGCAGGGGTAAAGGTGGTAACTCCAGAAGAGTTGGTGCAGAGGGTGAAGACAATCGGTGTAGGAATTTTAAATAATTATGACATTTGA
- a CDS encoding DUF4384 domain-containing protein, which produces MPKRTLTASSKGIEKAKYALLRKNWTQQTLADDVHVASWATISKFFNGTPISYNLFTEICMILELDWQDIAIPSNLDITTTENPEQPLTPLAEIWHQLQSLGHPSEKMGLVLVKEETLGWSWQNKTIYEKSVSIGSKIRFEINLENPGHLLLIQKDTLGNIWCFCPSRFAPQAYLAQGKTLLPQENSPMKSFQIEGTPGRETIFALITESTPILNWLPNQNDEPLELTETHLSELCDFISHEPSCKIMYTEYEIK; this is translated from the coding sequence ATGCCCAAACGGACATTAACAGCATCCTCAAAAGGTATTGAAAAAGCTAAGTATGCCCTGTTACGTAAAAACTGGACTCAACAAACATTAGCTGATGATGTTCATGTAGCTTCTTGGGCAACTATTAGTAAATTTTTTAACGGTACACCTATTAGTTATAATCTTTTCACTGAAATCTGCATGATACTGGAATTAGACTGGCAAGATATCGCCATACCATCTAATTTAGATATTACAACCACAGAAAACCCTGAACAACCACTCACACCACTTGCAGAAATTTGGCATCAACTGCAATCATTAGGTCATCCCAGTGAAAAAATGGGTCTAGTGTTAGTTAAAGAAGAAACATTAGGTTGGAGTTGGCAAAATAAAACTATTTACGAAAAGTCTGTATCAATAGGTAGTAAAATTCGCTTTGAAATCAATCTAGAAAATCCAGGACACTTATTATTAATACAAAAAGATACATTAGGAAATATTTGGTGTTTCTGTCCCTCACGCTTTGCACCCCAAGCATATCTAGCTCAAGGTAAAACACTTCTACCGCAAGAAAATTCACCCATGAAATCTTTTCAAATTGAAGGAACACCAGGTAGAGAAACAATTTTTGCTCTCATTACAGAATCAACACCTATTTTAAATTGGCTACCGAATCAGAATGATGAACCATTGGAATTAACAGAAACCCATTTGAGTGAATTATGCGATTTTATTAGTCATGAGCCAAGCTGTAAAATTATGTACACAGAATATGAAATCAAATAA
- a CDS encoding XisI protein — MEKHSEYKSRDEDIESALLFDPVRDRYQLMRIGWKGLKRIYHIVIHFDIKDGKIWLQQNTTDIDVGEELLAMGVDREDIILGLHPPYKRPYTNYGVA; from the coding sequence TTGGAAAAGCATAGCGAATATAAATCCCGTGATGAAGATATAGAAAGCGCACTATTATTTGATCCAGTACGCGATCGCTACCAATTGATGCGTATTGGCTGGAAAGGCCTAAAGCGAATTTATCACATTGTTATACACTTTGATATCAAAGATGGTAAAATTTGGCTTCAGCAAAATACCACTGATATCGATGTTGGCGAAGAACTATTAGCAATGGGTGTTGATAGAGAAGATATTATTCTGGGGTTACATCCTCCCTACAAGCGTCCTTATACTAACTATGGTGTTGCTTAA
- a CDS encoding DUF4351 domain-containing protein, whose product MAEYDNLCKNLAEKYPRDFIRWLLNQEPRQIKILKTELNIEPIRADSVIFLQTENCILHIEFQTTIKSKTPLGLRMLDYYVRLTRKYQLPVIQVVIFLQPTTDEIAFTTEYVSETTIHRYRVMRMWEQDTAIFLNNIGLLPLAPLTRTDSAPALLSQVAQSLARISDIETRQNTTAYTEILAGLKFEQELILRFLQEETMQESVIYQYILNKGEQRGEQRGEQRGEQRGEQKEALRFLTRMLNRRFGEIDSAIIERIQVLSTSQLEALGEEFLDFTQIADLVTWLEQNTGS is encoded by the coding sequence ATGGCAGAATATGACAATCTCTGTAAAAACCTCGCCGAAAAATATCCCCGTGATTTTATTCGCTGGCTATTAAATCAAGAACCCCGTCAAATTAAAATCTTAAAAACCGAATTGAACATCGAACCAATTCGCGCTGATTCAGTGATATTTTTGCAAACAGAAAATTGCATCTTACACATAGAATTTCAAACCACAATCAAATCGAAAACCCCACTGGGATTGCGGATGCTAGATTACTACGTGCGCTTAACACGGAAATATCAACTTCCTGTGATACAAGTAGTAATTTTCTTGCAACCGACAACTGATGAAATTGCTTTTACTACAGAATATGTCAGCGAGACGACAATTCATCGTTATCGAGTGATGAGAATGTGGGAGCAAGATACAGCGATATTTCTGAATAATATAGGATTGTTACCGTTAGCACCATTAACTAGGACTGATTCCGCACCAGCGTTATTATCGCAAGTTGCTCAAAGTCTTGCTAGAATTTCAGATATTGAGACTAGACAGAATACGACTGCTTATACAGAAATATTAGCTGGGTTAAAGTTTGAGCAAGAGTTGATTCTGCGCTTTTTACAGGAGGAGACTATGCAAGAGTCTGTAATTTATCAGTATATTTTGAATAAAGGTGAACAGCGTGGTGAACAGCGTGGTGAACAGCGTGGTGAACAGCGTGGTGAACAAAAAGAGGCTTTGCGTTTTTTAACTCGTATGTTAAATCGGCGATTTGGCGAAATTGATTCAGCCATAATTGAGCGCATTCAAGTCTTATCTACATCACAATTAGAAGCATTAGGAGAAGAGTTTTTAGATTTTACGCAAATCGCTGATTTAGTCACTTGGCTTGAGCAAAATACTGGTAGTTAA
- a CDS encoding SitI3 family protein: MALSYGLELETDLSPKQVLQILAQKLDLNWEQENLLGSGVIINAHIEDEDNQLLFNEKFGYKASVFVGFRVNPNQDFEQGMRIMIRACMNLLIQIKGNAMLLFNYETIVFQRINHELIFNQEMCEPWIEAEMANLNTLYKLQSLVSPLL; the protein is encoded by the coding sequence ATGGCTTTAAGCTATGGATTAGAACTGGAAACTGATCTATCACCAAAACAAGTATTACAAATACTAGCTCAAAAGCTTGATTTAAATTGGGAGCAAGAAAATTTACTGGGTTCAGGTGTTATCATTAATGCACATATAGAAGATGAAGATAACCAACTACTATTTAATGAAAAATTTGGTTATAAAGCATCTGTATTCGTTGGTTTTCGTGTTAATCCCAATCAAGATTTTGAGCAAGGAATGCGCATCATGATTCGAGCCTGTATGAATTTGCTCATACAAATTAAGGGAAATGCTATGCTGCTTTTCAATTATGAAACTATTGTTTTCCAACGCATCAATCATGAATTAATCTTTAATCAGGAAATGTGTGAACCTTGGATTGAAGCAGAAATGGCTAATCTGAATACCCTATATAAATTACAATCTTTAGTCTCTCCATTGCTTTGA
- the cas1 gene encoding CRISPR-associated endonuclease Cas1: protein MFTIEQLYFAWSQVRAGSRSAGVDGISVDLFAASVDEQLPILLRQLQQESYHPSPAKGFYLTKKSGGKRLVGIPTVRDRIVQRLLLEELYFPLEEAFLDCSYAYRPGRNIQQAVQQLFSYYQYRPTWIIKADIAQFFDNLSLALLLNNLEALHLESGILQLLEQQIKAGIMISGKYINFGKGVLQGGILSGALANLYLTSFDRKCLSNNIHLVRYGDDFAVACSSWQEANRILDKIITWLGELYLTLQPEKTQIFLPQQEFIFLGYRFANGKVYAPPPPQPKPEGEWLTNASGTPYFRPKERPFKFVSRPPKACDISKPVSFPRAPISHLWQESMTTLYITDQGAYLSAKNQQFQVFYQQELRIKIPIVRVTNIVLFGCCNVSHGAVSVALQRRIPIMYLSQKGRYFGRLQAEGMAKVEYLARQVECSRNPEFTRKQAEAIVRAKLHNSRIMLMRLNRRVKSDKATKAISQLELFMEKLPFAEDVNMLRGYEGIAATTYFQALGSLVTGEFVFEKRTKRPPTDPINSMLSLGYTLLSQNVHSLIQILGLHTHFGNLHVPRDNHPALVSDLMEEFRALVVDSLVIYLTNKNIFTIEDFTSPDERGGVYFQPHALKKFLKHWEERLQTEITHPHTDCKVPYRRCIELQVREYIACLMGEVDVYRPMIWDK, encoded by the coding sequence ATGTTCACCATTGAACAACTGTATTTCGCTTGGAGTCAAGTCCGTGCGGGAAGTCGCAGTGCTGGTGTGGATGGAATTAGTGTTGACTTGTTTGCAGCGTCAGTTGATGAGCAGTTACCAATTCTCCTACGTCAGTTACAACAAGAATCTTATCACCCTAGCCCCGCCAAAGGATTTTATTTAACTAAAAAAAGTGGAGGTAAACGATTAGTTGGTATTCCCACTGTCCGAGATAGAATTGTGCAACGGCTGCTTTTAGAAGAGTTGTATTTCCCTCTGGAAGAAGCCTTTCTGGATTGTAGCTATGCTTATCGTCCAGGGCGGAATATTCAACAAGCAGTACAACAGCTTTTCTCTTATTATCAGTATCGTCCGACTTGGATTATCAAAGCTGATATTGCTCAGTTTTTTGATAATTTGTCCTTGGCATTACTGTTAAATAATTTAGAAGCTTTACATCTAGAAAGTGGAATATTGCAGTTGCTAGAACAGCAAATTAAAGCAGGAATTATGATTTCCGGCAAGTACATTAATTTCGGTAAAGGTGTATTACAAGGTGGCATACTTTCTGGAGCATTAGCTAATCTATACCTCACAAGTTTTGACAGAAAATGCCTGAGTAATAATATTCATTTAGTCAGGTACGGTGATGATTTTGCTGTTGCGTGTAGCAGTTGGCAGGAAGCTAACCGTATCCTTGATAAAATTATCACTTGGTTGGGAGAACTTTATCTCACCTTGCAACCGGAAAAAACACAGATTTTTCTACCCCAACAAGAGTTTATATTTTTAGGCTACCGCTTTGCTAATGGCAAAGTTTATGCACCACCACCTCCACAACCCAAGCCGGAGGGAGAATGGTTAACTAATGCTTCGGGTACGCCTTATTTTCGTCCCAAAGAACGTCCATTTAAATTTGTCTCTCGTCCACCAAAGGCTTGTGATATCAGCAAGCCAGTAAGTTTTCCTCGCGCACCCATATCTCATCTTTGGCAGGAATCTATGACTACACTATATATAACAGATCAAGGGGCTTATTTGAGTGCAAAAAACCAACAGTTCCAGGTTTTTTATCAACAGGAATTAAGAATTAAAATCCCTATTGTGCGAGTGACGAATATTGTTTTGTTTGGTTGTTGTAATGTTTCTCATGGTGCTGTGAGTGTAGCATTACAGCGACGGATTCCGATTATGTATTTGTCGCAGAAGGGGAGATATTTTGGGAGGTTGCAAGCGGAAGGGATGGCGAAGGTGGAATATTTGGCGCGTCAAGTTGAATGTTCGCGGAACCCTGAGTTTACTAGGAAGCAAGCTGAGGCTATTGTCCGAGCAAAATTGCATAATTCGAGAATTATGTTGATGCGATTAAATCGTCGGGTGAAGTCTGATAAGGCGACTAAAGCCATTAGTCAACTGGAATTGTTTATGGAGAAACTACCATTTGCTGAAGATGTCAATATGTTGCGTGGCTATGAAGGGATAGCCGCAACAACGTATTTTCAAGCTTTAGGTTCATTGGTGACAGGGGAATTTGTGTTTGAGAAGCGTACTAAACGACCACCTACTGATCCAATTAATAGTATGTTGAGTTTGGGGTATACATTATTAAGTCAAAATGTTCACTCATTAATTCAGATATTAGGCTTACATACTCATTTTGGTAACTTGCACGTACCTCGTGACAATCATCCAGCTTTGGTATCTGACTTAATGGAGGAGTTTCGAGCTTTGGTTGTTGATTCTCTGGTAATATATTTGACTAATAAAAACATTTTTACCATAGAGGATTTTACCTCACCTGATGAACGTGGTGGTGTTTATTTTCAACCTCATGCACTCAAAAAATTTCTCAAACACTGGGAGGAAAGATTACAAACAGAAATTACACATCCACACACAGACTGTAAAGTACCTTACCGTCGCTGCATTGAGTTACAGGTACGGGAGTATATTGCTTGTTTGATGGGTGAAGTTGATGTATACCGTCCAATGATTTGGGATAAGTAA